One genomic segment of Acidobacteriota bacterium includes these proteins:
- the cysS gene encoding cysteine--tRNA ligase, whose translation MALRLYNTLTRTIDEVVPLEGRDLRLYACGPTVYDFVHIGNFRTFTFQDLLRRYLLYKGFGLTHVMNITDVDDKIINGAGARGEPIQEYTKRYTQAFLEDMEALRLQRPEIMPRATRHIAQMVDLIVRLRRKGLTYEQDGSTYYRIDGLPAYGGLSRLDLHEAERGDATDADEYSKDNPRDFVLWKARKPGEAYWDTALGPGRPGWHIECSAMSMEYLGESFDLHAGGVDLVFPHHENEIAQSEGATGRPFVRHWVHSAHLVVEGEKMSKSRGNFYTLRDLLDQGWDPLAVRYLLLSVHYRKQLNFSFQGMIQAQSALQRVNDFIQRLREVPGEAEENRDLMEAALQAERNFESSLDDDLNTSAALAAIFELVRKGNLLLEKSQVGGPDRDAVLGFFSKVNAIFETFQLETLELEDDEVARLIQERTVARQTRDYARADQIRSLLARKGIVLEDTREGTRWKRAT comes from the coding sequence ATGGCACTACGTCTGTACAACACGTTGACCCGGACCATTGATGAGGTCGTGCCGCTGGAGGGCCGGGACCTGCGGCTCTACGCCTGCGGCCCCACGGTCTACGACTTCGTTCACATCGGGAACTTCAGGACCTTCACCTTCCAGGACCTGCTCCGCCGCTACCTCCTCTACAAGGGCTTCGGGCTCACCCACGTCATGAACATCACGGACGTGGACGACAAGATCATCAACGGCGCGGGGGCCCGGGGCGAACCGATCCAGGAGTACACCAAGCGCTATACCCAGGCCTTTCTGGAGGACATGGAAGCCTTGCGCCTCCAGCGCCCGGAGATCATGCCCCGGGCGACCCGGCATATCGCGCAGATGGTCGACCTGATCGTGCGCCTGCGACGGAAAGGCCTGACCTACGAGCAGGACGGGTCGACCTACTACCGTATCGACGGGCTTCCCGCGTACGGAGGGCTCTCCCGTCTCGACCTGCATGAAGCGGAGCGGGGAGACGCCACCGACGCCGACGAATACAGCAAGGACAACCCCCGGGACTTCGTCCTCTGGAAGGCGAGGAAACCGGGAGAGGCCTATTGGGACACGGCCCTGGGACCGGGCCGGCCCGGCTGGCACATCGAGTGTTCGGCCATGAGCATGGAGTACCTGGGAGAGTCCTTCGATCTGCACGCCGGCGGAGTGGATCTGGTCTTTCCGCACCACGAGAACGAGATCGCCCAGAGCGAGGGCGCCACCGGCAGACCCTTCGTCCGCCACTGGGTCCACAGCGCCCACCTGGTGGTGGAGGGAGAGAAGATGTCCAAGTCCCGGGGCAACTTCTACACCTTGCGAGATCTGTTGGACCAGGGCTGGGATCCGCTGGCGGTCCGCTACCTGTTGCTGAGCGTCCACTACCGGAAGCAGCTCAACTTCAGCTTCCAGGGCATGATCCAGGCGCAGTCGGCTCTGCAACGGGTCAACGACTTCATCCAACGCCTCCGTGAGGTTCCGGGCGAAGCGGAAGAAAACCGGGATCTGATGGAGGCGGCCCTGCAAGCCGAACGGAACTTCGAGTCCAGTCTGGACGATGACCTCAATACGTCGGCCGCGCTGGCCGCCATCTTCGAGCTGGTCCGGAAGGGCAACCTGCTCCTGGAAAAGAGCCAGGTCGGTGGGCCCGACCGGGACGCCGTCCTGGGCTTCTTCTCCAAGGTGAACGCGATCTTCGAGACCTTCCAACTGGAGACCCTCGAGTTGGAGGACGATGAGGTCGCCCGGCTCATCCAGGAACGGACGGTGGCTCGCCAAACCCGGGATTACGCCCGGGCCGACCAGATCCGCAGCCTCCTGGCCAGGAAAGGGATCGTGCTGGAGGACACTCGAGAGGGGACCAGGTGGAAACGGGCGACCTGA